One window of the Dreissena polymorpha isolate Duluth1 chromosome 5, UMN_Dpol_1.0, whole genome shotgun sequence genome contains the following:
- the LOC127832269 gene encoding uncharacterized protein LOC127832269 isoform X1 — MCHVCHIYRHKNCINLVLITDKVKALRQEGQFHELSGMMETLHGLFTEKKYDFEESIQLLEKSHSKTCEEINALHKKITDHLDHLQEETIKELDTFQATFKSSFHEDITHCSESVQTIKIAKEDWQKMQGKSEILHFVTYIKCLDHTNKADSILQEKVVEKDITFTFQPDTTIDQRLSNMMGLGKILSDVKQPTRRNITTDEQPTQAEPNEENTSLTSSKQPDKAHTISNMNNTDQMLHILSSSSKNSDFKANLTSDVNDSDQVLHILSSSSKKPGKANLTSDVNDSDQVLHILSSSSKKPGKANLTSDVNDSDQVLHILSSSSKQPDKANLTSDVNDSDQVLHILSSSSKNSDFKTNLTSDVNDSDEVLHPENILSEKPSAGNQSSDVKKSSPVSSSYRLPDHRNEVINVNKPEQLFIPKAVFRMIAKTKYSVMVKSDRETCTISGISETDAGELVIIDNFNNKAKLLDKTFKVVAHCYLPGSPLSMCSINSIASSLVAVALESKTVHFIRVTNRLLKRLVNERTLELKHACQGIAHHLGSLYITSGTALYHYTVDGTQMMKMYENTSEQRSVTSCAVSPSGDRIFVTNEVNNQLVTLSRDGKVLSTLTDPALNWRGQLDLPGLHVTNSGKVLVCAGYNSAIIKLDTDGRLTEVVTDCLDKPMSVYYSKISSTLIVGMCYCDNIIVMKDYLQL; from the exons ATGTGTCATGTCTGCCATATCTACAGACACAA AAATTGCATCAATTTGGTCCTTATAACTGATAAAGTGAAGGCCCTACGCCAGGAAGGACAGTTTCATGAATTGTCAGGAATGATGGAAACATTACATGGGCTTTTTACAGAGAAAAAATATGACTTTGAGGAAAGTATACAACTCCTAGAGAAATCCCACAGCAAAACGTGCGAAGAAATAAATGCTTTACATAAGAAAATCACTGATCACTTAGATCACCTGCAGGAAGAAACTATCAAAGAGTTGGATACATTCCAAGCCACATTTAAGTCATCTTTCCACGAGGATATCACACATTGCAGTGAATCTGTCCAAACAATCAAAATTGCCAAAGAAGATTGGCAGAAAATGCAAGGCAAAAGTGAAATCCTCCATTTTGTTACATACATAAAATGCCTTGACCATACCAACAAAGCAGATTCTATTTTACAAGAAAAGGTAGTAGAGAAAGACATAACATTCACTTTCCAGCCCGATACAACTATTGACCAAAGATTGTCCAATATGATGGGCTTAGGAAAAATACTCAGCGATGTAAAGCAACCAACTAGGAGAAACATTACAACAGATGAACAACCCACACAAGCTGAACCTAATGAAGAGAATACTTCATTGACTTCATCCAAACAGCCTGACAAGGCACATACAATAAGTAATATGAATAATACAGACCAGATGCTTCATATTCTATCCAGTTCATCAAAGAATTCTGATTTTAAGGCAAATTTAACAAGTGATGTGAATGATTCTGACCAGGTGCTTCATATTCTATCCAGTTCATCAAAGAAGCCTGGTAAGGCAAATCTAACAAGTGATGTGAATGATTCAGACCAGGTGCTTCATATTCTATCCAGTTCATCAAAGAAGCCTGGTAAGGCAAATCTAACAAGTGATGTGAATGATTCAGACCAGGTGCTTCATATTCTATCCAGTTCATCAAAGCAGCCTGATAAGGCAAATCTAACAAGTGATGTGAATGATTCAGACCAGGTGCTTCATATTCTATCCAGTTCATCAAAGAATTCTGATTTTAAGACAAATCTAACAAGTGATGTGAATGATTCAGACGAGGTGCTTCATCCTGAGAACATTTTATCAGAGAAGCCAAGCGCTGGAAACCAATCAAGTGATGTCAAGAAGTCATCTCCAGTATCCAGCTCATACAGGTTGCCAGATCATAGAAATGAAGTGATTAATGTGAATAAGCCAGAACAACTGTTCATTCCTAAAGCAGTCTTTAGAATGATAGCTAAGACTAAATATTCAGTAATGGTTAAGAGTGACAGAGAAACATGCACTATATCAGGGATCTCAGAGACAGATGCTGGAGAACTTGTTATCATAGACAACTTCAACAATAAAGCAAAGCTGCTGGATAAGACCTTCAAAGTGGTGGCCCACTGTTACTTGCCTGGTTCACCACTGTCAATGTGCAGCATCAACTCCATTGCCTCCAGTCTGGTGGCTGTTGCCCTGGAAAGCAAAACGGTCCACTTCATAAGAGTTACCAATCGTCTGCTTAAGCGTTTGGTAAACGAAAGGACACTTGAGCTCAAACATGCATGCCAAGGTATTGCACATCACCTGGGCAGTCTGTACATAACATCTGGTACAGCACTGTACCACTACACTGTGGATGGAACTCAAATGATGAAGATGTATGAAAATACATCTGAACAACGGTCAG TTACTTCCTGTGCAGTGAGTCCAAGTGGAGACAGGATATTTGTGACAAACGAGGTCAATAACCAACTGGTCACACTGTCCAGGGATGGCAAAGTGCTCTCAACCCTGACTGACCCTGCACTGAACTGGAGAGGTCAACTTGACTTACCTGGCCTCCATGTGACTAACTCAGGAAAAGTTCTGGTTTGTGCAGGATATAACAGTGCAATCATTAAATTGGATACAGATGGGAGACTGACAGAGGTGGTCACAGATTGTTTGGACAAACCAATGTCTGTCTACTACAGTAAAATTTCTAGCACACTCATTGTGGGAATGTGTTACTGTGACAACATAATTGTTATGAAAGACTATTTACAACTTTAA
- the LOC127832269 gene encoding uncharacterized protein LOC127832269 isoform X3 — protein MSAISTDTKKKYDFEESIQLLEKSHSKTCEEINALHKKITDHLDHLQEETIKELDTFQATFKSSFHEDITHCSESVQTIKIAKEDWQKMQGKSEILHFVTYIKCLDHTNKADSILQEKVVEKDITFTFQPDTTIDQRLSNMMGLGKILSDVKQPTRRNITTDEQPTQAEPNEENTSLTSSKQPDKAHTISNMNNTDQMLHILSSSSKNSDFKANLTSDVNDSDQVLHILSSSSKKPGKANLTSDVNDSDQVLHILSSSSKKPGKANLTSDVNDSDQVLHILSSSSKQPDKANLTSDVNDSDQVLHILSSSSKNSDFKTNLTSDVNDSDEVLHPENILSEKPSAGNQSSDVKKSSPVSSSYRLPDHRNEVINVNKPEQLFIPKAVFRMIAKTKYSVMVKSDRETCTISGISETDAGELVIIDNFNNKAKLLDKTFKVVAHCYLPGSPLSMCSINSIASSLVAVALESKTVHFIRVTNRLLKRLVNERTLELKHACQGIAHHLGSLYITSGTALYHYTVDGTQMMKMYENTSEQRSVTSCAVSPSGDRIFVTNEVNNQLVTLSRDGKVLSTLTDPALNWRGQLDLPGLHVTNSGKVLVCAGYNSAIIKLDTDGRLTEVVTDCLDKPMSVYYSKISSTLIVGMCYCDNIIVMKDYLQL, from the exons ATGTCTGCCATATCTACAGACACAA AGAAAAAATATGACTTTGAGGAAAGTATACAACTCCTAGAGAAATCCCACAGCAAAACGTGCGAAGAAATAAATGCTTTACATAAGAAAATCACTGATCACTTAGATCACCTGCAGGAAGAAACTATCAAAGAGTTGGATACATTCCAAGCCACATTTAAGTCATCTTTCCACGAGGATATCACACATTGCAGTGAATCTGTCCAAACAATCAAAATTGCCAAAGAAGATTGGCAGAAAATGCAAGGCAAAAGTGAAATCCTCCATTTTGTTACATACATAAAATGCCTTGACCATACCAACAAAGCAGATTCTATTTTACAAGAAAAGGTAGTAGAGAAAGACATAACATTCACTTTCCAGCCCGATACAACTATTGACCAAAGATTGTCCAATATGATGGGCTTAGGAAAAATACTCAGCGATGTAAAGCAACCAACTAGGAGAAACATTACAACAGATGAACAACCCACACAAGCTGAACCTAATGAAGAGAATACTTCATTGACTTCATCCAAACAGCCTGACAAGGCACATACAATAAGTAATATGAATAATACAGACCAGATGCTTCATATTCTATCCAGTTCATCAAAGAATTCTGATTTTAAGGCAAATTTAACAAGTGATGTGAATGATTCTGACCAGGTGCTTCATATTCTATCCAGTTCATCAAAGAAGCCTGGTAAGGCAAATCTAACAAGTGATGTGAATGATTCAGACCAGGTGCTTCATATTCTATCCAGTTCATCAAAGAAGCCTGGTAAGGCAAATCTAACAAGTGATGTGAATGATTCAGACCAGGTGCTTCATATTCTATCCAGTTCATCAAAGCAGCCTGATAAGGCAAATCTAACAAGTGATGTGAATGATTCAGACCAGGTGCTTCATATTCTATCCAGTTCATCAAAGAATTCTGATTTTAAGACAAATCTAACAAGTGATGTGAATGATTCAGACGAGGTGCTTCATCCTGAGAACATTTTATCAGAGAAGCCAAGCGCTGGAAACCAATCAAGTGATGTCAAGAAGTCATCTCCAGTATCCAGCTCATACAGGTTGCCAGATCATAGAAATGAAGTGATTAATGTGAATAAGCCAGAACAACTGTTCATTCCTAAAGCAGTCTTTAGAATGATAGCTAAGACTAAATATTCAGTAATGGTTAAGAGTGACAGAGAAACATGCACTATATCAGGGATCTCAGAGACAGATGCTGGAGAACTTGTTATCATAGACAACTTCAACAATAAAGCAAAGCTGCTGGATAAGACCTTCAAAGTGGTGGCCCACTGTTACTTGCCTGGTTCACCACTGTCAATGTGCAGCATCAACTCCATTGCCTCCAGTCTGGTGGCTGTTGCCCTGGAAAGCAAAACGGTCCACTTCATAAGAGTTACCAATCGTCTGCTTAAGCGTTTGGTAAACGAAAGGACACTTGAGCTCAAACATGCATGCCAAGGTATTGCACATCACCTGGGCAGTCTGTACATAACATCTGGTACAGCACTGTACCACTACACTGTGGATGGAACTCAAATGATGAAGATGTATGAAAATACATCTGAACAACGGTCAG TTACTTCCTGTGCAGTGAGTCCAAGTGGAGACAGGATATTTGTGACAAACGAGGTCAATAACCAACTGGTCACACTGTCCAGGGATGGCAAAGTGCTCTCAACCCTGACTGACCCTGCACTGAACTGGAGAGGTCAACTTGACTTACCTGGCCTCCATGTGACTAACTCAGGAAAAGTTCTGGTTTGTGCAGGATATAACAGTGCAATCATTAAATTGGATACAGATGGGAGACTGACAGAGGTGGTCACAGATTGTTTGGACAAACCAATGTCTGTCTACTACAGTAAAATTTCTAGCACACTCATTGTGGGAATGTGTTACTGTGACAACATAATTGTTATGAAAGACTATTTACAACTTTAA
- the LOC127832269 gene encoding uncharacterized protein LOC127832269 isoform X2 yields the protein MCHVCHIYRHKNCINLVLITDKVKALRQEGQFHELSGMMETLHGLFTEKKYDFEESIQLLEKSHSKTCEEINALHKKITDHLDHLQEETIKELDTFQATFKSSFHEDITHCSESVQTIKIAKEDWQKMQGKSEILHFVTYIKCLDHTNKADSILQEKVVEKDITFTFQPDTTIDQRLSNMMGLGKILSDVKQPTRRNITTDEQPTQAEPNEENTSLTSSKQPDKAHTISNMNNTDQMLHILSSSSKNSDFKANLTSDVNDSDQVLHILSSSSKKPGKANLTSDVNDSDQVLHILSSSSKQPDKANLTSDVNDSDQVLHILSSSSKNSDFKTNLTSDVNDSDEVLHPENILSEKPSAGNQSSDVKKSSPVSSSYRLPDHRNEVINVNKPEQLFIPKAVFRMIAKTKYSVMVKSDRETCTISGISETDAGELVIIDNFNNKAKLLDKTFKVVAHCYLPGSPLSMCSINSIASSLVAVALESKTVHFIRVTNRLLKRLVNERTLELKHACQGIAHHLGSLYITSGTALYHYTVDGTQMMKMYENTSEQRSVTSCAVSPSGDRIFVTNEVNNQLVTLSRDGKVLSTLTDPALNWRGQLDLPGLHVTNSGKVLVCAGYNSAIIKLDTDGRLTEVVTDCLDKPMSVYYSKISSTLIVGMCYCDNIIVMKDYLQL from the exons ATGTGTCATGTCTGCCATATCTACAGACACAA AAATTGCATCAATTTGGTCCTTATAACTGATAAAGTGAAGGCCCTACGCCAGGAAGGACAGTTTCATGAATTGTCAGGAATGATGGAAACATTACATGGGCTTTTTACAGAGAAAAAATATGACTTTGAGGAAAGTATACAACTCCTAGAGAAATCCCACAGCAAAACGTGCGAAGAAATAAATGCTTTACATAAGAAAATCACTGATCACTTAGATCACCTGCAGGAAGAAACTATCAAAGAGTTGGATACATTCCAAGCCACATTTAAGTCATCTTTCCACGAGGATATCACACATTGCAGTGAATCTGTCCAAACAATCAAAATTGCCAAAGAAGATTGGCAGAAAATGCAAGGCAAAAGTGAAATCCTCCATTTTGTTACATACATAAAATGCCTTGACCATACCAACAAAGCAGATTCTATTTTACAAGAAAAGGTAGTAGAGAAAGACATAACATTCACTTTCCAGCCCGATACAACTATTGACCAAAGATTGTCCAATATGATGGGCTTAGGAAAAATACTCAGCGATGTAAAGCAACCAACTAGGAGAAACATTACAACAGATGAACAACCCACACAAGCTGAACCTAATGAAGAGAATACTTCATTGACTTCATCCAAACAGCCTGACAAGGCACATACAATAAGTAATATGAATAATACAGACCAGATGCTTCATATTCTATCCAGTTCATCAAAGAATTCTGATTTTAAGGCAAATTTAACAAGTGATGTGAATGATTCTGACCAGGTGCTTCATATTCTATCCAGTTCATCAAAGAAGCCTGGTAAGGCAAATCTAACAAGTGATGTGAATGATTCAGACCAG GTGCTTCATATTCTATCCAGTTCATCAAAGCAGCCTGATAAGGCAAATCTAACAAGTGATGTGAATGATTCAGACCAGGTGCTTCATATTCTATCCAGTTCATCAAAGAATTCTGATTTTAAGACAAATCTAACAAGTGATGTGAATGATTCAGACGAGGTGCTTCATCCTGAGAACATTTTATCAGAGAAGCCAAGCGCTGGAAACCAATCAAGTGATGTCAAGAAGTCATCTCCAGTATCCAGCTCATACAGGTTGCCAGATCATAGAAATGAAGTGATTAATGTGAATAAGCCAGAACAACTGTTCATTCCTAAAGCAGTCTTTAGAATGATAGCTAAGACTAAATATTCAGTAATGGTTAAGAGTGACAGAGAAACATGCACTATATCAGGGATCTCAGAGACAGATGCTGGAGAACTTGTTATCATAGACAACTTCAACAATAAAGCAAAGCTGCTGGATAAGACCTTCAAAGTGGTGGCCCACTGTTACTTGCCTGGTTCACCACTGTCAATGTGCAGCATCAACTCCATTGCCTCCAGTCTGGTGGCTGTTGCCCTGGAAAGCAAAACGGTCCACTTCATAAGAGTTACCAATCGTCTGCTTAAGCGTTTGGTAAACGAAAGGACACTTGAGCTCAAACATGCATGCCAAGGTATTGCACATCACCTGGGCAGTCTGTACATAACATCTGGTACAGCACTGTACCACTACACTGTGGATGGAACTCAAATGATGAAGATGTATGAAAATACATCTGAACAACGGTCAG TTACTTCCTGTGCAGTGAGTCCAAGTGGAGACAGGATATTTGTGACAAACGAGGTCAATAACCAACTGGTCACACTGTCCAGGGATGGCAAAGTGCTCTCAACCCTGACTGACCCTGCACTGAACTGGAGAGGTCAACTTGACTTACCTGGCCTCCATGTGACTAACTCAGGAAAAGTTCTGGTTTGTGCAGGATATAACAGTGCAATCATTAAATTGGATACAGATGGGAGACTGACAGAGGTGGTCACAGATTGTTTGGACAAACCAATGTCTGTCTACTACAGTAAAATTTCTAGCACACTCATTGTGGGAATGTGTTACTGTGACAACATAATTGTTATGAAAGACTATTTACAACTTTAA